Proteins co-encoded in one Chrysiogenia bacterium genomic window:
- a CDS encoding acyltransferase yields the protein MTQTDQPSADHRPAYLRGHVPVLDGVRGLAILLVVALHVATGMSEPTAGFDWWVWQFSMAGWTGVELFFVLSGFLITGILSDSREAPNYFKSFYGRRVLRIFPLYYAFLIVMLIVWSQRRPEAPFGESAWWHFAYLQNYLKEDSGIRALGVTWSLAIEEQFYMVWPMLVYLLSRKAMIRLCMAIFLLSSVLRAVLYYQVDPWWMIGSYAVTPTHLDGLTVGALIALVVRTPGGMERLGRWLRITLPVGVIGTVACMVAAGDARPRIMPTGLIGMSFFALMFGSLLLSAIRAEPGSILHRIFASRFLRVWGKYSYAVYLLHIPAISLARNYVAPALWSKPRYPTLLGSEIPALLAQNVIVAAISLGFAWLSWHLLERHFLALKDRFAIAKPVEHAERQ from the coding sequence ATGACCCAAACCGACCAGCCATCAGCCGATCATCGCCCCGCCTACCTGCGCGGGCATGTGCCCGTGCTCGACGGCGTGCGCGGACTGGCCATTTTGCTGGTGGTGGCCCTGCACGTGGCCACCGGGATGAGCGAGCCCACGGCCGGTTTCGACTGGTGGGTCTGGCAGTTCTCCATGGCCGGCTGGACGGGCGTCGAGCTCTTCTTCGTCCTCTCGGGCTTTCTCATTACCGGCATCCTGAGCGACAGCCGCGAGGCGCCCAACTACTTCAAGTCCTTCTACGGCCGGCGCGTGCTGCGCATTTTTCCGCTCTATTACGCGTTCCTCATCGTCATGCTGATCGTGTGGTCGCAGCGGCGCCCCGAGGCGCCCTTTGGGGAGAGCGCCTGGTGGCACTTCGCCTACCTGCAGAACTATCTCAAGGAAGACTCGGGCATCCGCGCGCTGGGGGTCACCTGGTCTCTGGCCATCGAAGAGCAGTTCTACATGGTCTGGCCCATGCTGGTGTACCTGCTCTCGCGAAAAGCGATGATCCGCCTTTGCATGGCCATCTTCCTGCTCTCATCGGTGTTGCGCGCGGTTCTCTACTACCAGGTCGATCCCTGGTGGATGATCGGTTCCTACGCGGTGACGCCGACGCATCTGGACGGGCTCACGGTGGGGGCGCTCATCGCGCTGGTGGTGCGCACCCCCGGCGGGATGGAGCGCCTGGGGCGCTGGCTGCGTATCACCCTGCCGGTCGGAGTGATTGGAACCGTGGCCTGCATGGTGGCCGCGGGCGATGCCCGGCCGCGCATCATGCCGACGGGCCTCATCGGGATGAGCTTCTTCGCCCTGATGTTCGGCTCGCTGCTGCTCTCGGCCATTCGGGCGGAGCCCGGCAGCATCCTGCACCGGATCTTCGCCAGCCGCTTTTTGCGGGTGTGGGGCAAATACAGCTACGCGGTCTACCTGCTGCACATCCCGGCCATCTCTCTGGCCCGGAACTATGTGGCTCCCGCCCTGTGGAGCAAGCCCCGGTATCCGACCCTCCTGGGTTCGGAGATTCCCGCTCTCCTGGCCCAGAACGTCATTGTGGCAGCCATCTCGCTGGGCTTTGCCTGGCTTAGCTGGCATCTGCTAGAAAGGCACTTCCTTGCTCTGAAGGACCGGTTCGCCATTGCGAAACCCGTGGAGCATGCTGAGCGTCAATGA